A window from Chryseobacterium vaccae encodes these proteins:
- a CDS encoding TolC family protein: MENLKIKNIFAAAVIALVLTACKAPMATVIKDEVKENLPQNFNQEEQQDANNNSGTTPWRQFFTDPNLVSLIETALKNNQELLITLQEIEIAKSGVLAKKGRLSPTVSAGIGAGLKKAGRYTSEGAGDATTEIEPGKEMPDPLGNFEGGLMANWEIDIWKKLRTEKEAAVAHYLSTVEGKNFVLSNLIEEVADNYYELLALDNQLDIIQQYIKLQQRALEISKIQKEAAAATELAVKKFEAELAKSKASEYTIRQQITEKENQINALLGRYPQPIVRTKESFMATIPQTVYTGIPSQLLSNRPDIKQAELELKAAKLDVEAARKEFYPSLEISATLGLEAFKPSYLVKMPESIAYNLAGELAGPLINKSAIKANFQTADAKQIQSLYEYDKTILNAYLDVANMMSKIKNIDQYYQLKSQETKALDQSIDIANQLFRNSRADYLEVLLNQRDALDAKMELIEAKQKQLSTVVDIYKSLGGGWK, translated from the coding sequence ATGGAAAATTTGAAGATTAAAAATATATTCGCTGCGGCAGTGATAGCGCTTGTATTAACAGCCTGTAAAGCTCCGATGGCAACCGTTATAAAAGATGAAGTAAAAGAAAATCTTCCTCAGAATTTCAATCAGGAAGAGCAGCAGGATGCCAATAACAACAGTGGAACAACTCCCTGGAGACAGTTTTTTACAGATCCTAATCTGGTCAGCCTAATTGAAACCGCTTTAAAAAATAATCAGGAACTGCTGATTACGCTTCAGGAAATTGAAATTGCTAAAAGTGGTGTTTTAGCTAAAAAAGGAAGGCTGAGCCCTACTGTTTCAGCAGGAATAGGAGCGGGGCTTAAAAAGGCGGGACGTTACACCAGTGAAGGAGCCGGAGATGCTACTACAGAAATAGAACCCGGAAAAGAAATGCCGGATCCGCTGGGAAATTTCGAAGGAGGTCTGATGGCCAACTGGGAAATCGATATCTGGAAAAAACTCAGAACCGAAAAAGAAGCTGCAGTAGCTCACTATCTTTCTACAGTTGAAGGCAAGAACTTTGTATTGTCCAATCTTATTGAAGAAGTAGCGGATAATTATTATGAATTACTGGCTCTTGATAATCAGTTGGATATTATTCAGCAGTATATCAAGCTTCAGCAAAGAGCACTGGAAATTTCTAAGATTCAGAAAGAAGCGGCCGCAGCAACAGAACTGGCTGTGAAAAAATTTGAGGCTGAACTGGCAAAGTCGAAAGCTTCGGAATACACCATCCGTCAGCAGATTACAGAAAAAGAAAACCAGATTAATGCACTTTTGGGTAGATATCCGCAGCCTATTGTAAGAACAAAGGAAAGTTTTATGGCTACCATTCCGCAAACGGTTTATACCGGAATTCCGTCTCAGTTATTGTCTAACCGTCCTGATATTAAACAGGCAGAACTGGAGCTGAAAGCCGCAAAACTGGATGTAGAAGCCGCAAGAAAAGAATTTTATCCGTCCTTGGAAATTTCAGCAACCTTAGGACTGGAAGCTTTTAAACCTTCCTATCTGGTTAAAATGCCGGAATCCATTGCCTATAATTTAGCCGGAGAACTGGCCGGTCCGCTGATTAATAAAAGTGCCATCAAGGCCAATTTCCAGACTGCGGATGCCAAACAGATACAGTCTCTTTATGAATACGATAAAACTATTCTGAATGCTTATCTGGATGTAGCCAACATGATGTCTAAAATTAAAAATATAGACCAGTATTATCAGCTGAAATCCCAGGAAACCAAAGCGCTGGATCAGTCTATTGATATTGCCAACCAGTTGTTCCGAAATTCAAGAGCAGATTATCTGGAAGTACTTTTAAACCAAAGAGATGCTCTGGATGCAAAAATGGAACTGATTGAAGCTAAACAAAAACAGCTGAGCACCGTTGTAGACATCTATAAAAGTCTTGGAGGAGGCTGGAAATAA
- a CDS encoding M20/M25/M40 family metallo-hydrolase, giving the protein MKNILLAVLGIMIILIAILLIKTYTYPFKKNKAGVSEGWKPVKNDSAVMRLSGGIKIPTVSTGSMGVFNYTPFDQLKEYLRNSYPLVYQNTENYEINNYALVFKLKGSTSGLEPVLFLSHMDVVPPGDADIKSKEQNVFRPDDKPLSAVSKVAEDWDFEPFSGAVAHGRIYGRGAIDMKGMLFSLMESMNNMIKSGQVPKRDIYLAFGFDEEVGGQKGAVQIAEHFRKAGLKFEAVYDEGGLIMEKGNVAGIDSDVAAVGCAEKGFLSAKIKVKGLGGHSSMPPMESAIGKAAVIMQRLEDHQMKPVITPLIKNFFDNIGGAMPFTSRLAIANQWLLKPLLLSQLTKNNTTNALVRTTTALTMMKGSDGANVLSPEVEFVVNFRLIPGNSVKEVREHIAKATEGFDVEVEDIDNTREASAVSPTDTKAYKMIEAGVNEIYPGTIVTPYLTMAATDAYKYQIVSKNIYRFMPIKINRSEQQSIHSTNEYISIENYLKMIHYFEYIMKNYDQ; this is encoded by the coding sequence ATGAAAAATATTCTTTTGGCTGTTCTTGGTATCATGATTATTCTGATTGCCATATTGCTGATTAAAACCTATACGTATCCCTTTAAAAAGAACAAAGCAGGTGTCTCTGAAGGATGGAAGCCTGTAAAAAATGATTCTGCGGTGATGCGTTTGTCAGGTGGAATCAAAATTCCTACCGTTTCTACGGGAAGTATGGGTGTTTTTAACTATACACCTTTTGATCAGTTGAAAGAATATCTGAGAAATTCCTACCCATTAGTGTATCAGAATACTGAAAATTACGAGATCAATAACTATGCGCTGGTTTTTAAGCTGAAAGGAAGTACTTCCGGGCTTGAACCTGTTTTATTTCTTTCCCATATGGATGTAGTACCTCCCGGTGATGCTGATATAAAAAGTAAGGAACAGAATGTTTTCAGACCGGATGATAAACCCCTTTCCGCTGTATCTAAAGTCGCTGAAGACTGGGATTTTGAACCGTTTTCAGGAGCGGTTGCCCACGGAAGAATTTATGGAAGAGGAGCAATAGATATGAAAGGAATGCTTTTTTCTTTAATGGAATCCATGAACAACATGATTAAAAGCGGACAGGTTCCCAAACGGGATATTTACCTTGCTTTTGGTTTTGATGAAGAAGTAGGAGGGCAAAAAGGAGCAGTACAGATTGCAGAACATTTCAGAAAAGCAGGATTGAAGTTTGAAGCGGTTTACGATGAAGGAGGCCTGATTATGGAAAAAGGAAATGTCGCCGGAATAGATTCAGATGTAGCAGCGGTCGGATGTGCTGAAAAAGGCTTCTTATCTGCAAAAATCAAAGTAAAAGGACTTGGAGGACATTCTTCTATGCCACCAATGGAAAGTGCTATCGGAAAAGCGGCAGTGATCATGCAGCGTCTTGAGGATCATCAGATGAAACCAGTAATTACTCCCCTGATTAAGAATTTTTTTGATAATATTGGTGGTGCTATGCCTTTTACCAGCAGACTTGCTATTGCTAATCAGTGGCTTTTGAAGCCGTTGCTTCTGTCACAGCTCACCAAAAATAATACAACAAATGCATTGGTACGGACCACAACTGCTCTCACGATGATGAAAGGCAGTGACGGAGCTAATGTTCTTTCTCCGGAAGTGGAATTTGTAGTCAATTTCAGGCTTATTCCCGGGAATTCAGTAAAAGAGGTTCGCGAGCATATTGCCAAAGCAACAGAAGGATTCGATGTTGAGGTAGAAGACATTGATAATACAAGAGAAGCTTCTGCGGTTTCACCAACAGATACCAAAGCCTACAAAATGATAGAAGCCGGAGTAAATGAGATCTATCCTGGAACCATTGTCACGCCTTACCTTACCATGGCCGCCACAGATGCTTATAAATACCAGATTGTAAGCAAAAATATTTATAGATTTATGCCTATCAAGATCAACCGTTCAGAGCAGCAGAGTATTCATAGTACTAATGAATATATCAGCATTGAAAACTATCTTAAGATGATTCATTACTTTGAATATATCATGAAAAACTACGATCAATAA
- a CDS encoding DUF2490 domain-containing protein, whose product MTFSIKKIFAGLFLLGCTGSFVKAQISPPGLGDANTAFWSAFGVKRQLDSLGKKQSLSYIALGRKSSPDNDNLFSKQAIMVLNHEVYHSFATHQQYSYAISYRRQPKYESHSPYEKEGTEQEFRIYGRYAYTFNFGKRWKLKNTVRQEFRKFFDADFNKAEENFQLRTRIKSQLTYSLSSKNNQKLALSAEGLFSASYLNNPDHGWTPFGYREMRIAAYYMFNIPHSPFTVDIGYMDDLIRDSRSIKKGGVHYLSADLIWNLPYKKQ is encoded by the coding sequence ATGACGTTTAGCATTAAAAAAATTTTCGCAGGGTTATTTTTATTGGGCTGTACAGGCAGTTTTGTAAAAGCACAGATCAGTCCACCGGGTCTGGGAGATGCCAATACAGCATTCTGGTCGGCTTTCGGGGTTAAGCGCCAGCTGGATTCTTTGGGAAAGAAGCAGTCTTTAAGCTATATTGCATTAGGGCGAAAGAGCAGTCCCGACAATGATAATCTGTTTTCAAAGCAGGCGATCATGGTTTTAAATCATGAGGTTTATCATTCGTTTGCTACTCACCAGCAGTACAGCTATGCCATAAGCTACCGACGCCAGCCCAAATATGAAAGTCATTCTCCTTATGAAAAAGAAGGGACAGAACAGGAATTCAGAATCTATGGACGATACGCTTATACTTTTAACTTTGGAAAAAGATGGAAACTAAAAAATACAGTACGCCAGGAGTTCAGAAAGTTTTTTGATGCTGATTTTAATAAAGCTGAAGAAAATTTTCAGCTAAGAACCCGTATCAAAAGCCAGCTTACCTACAGTTTATCTTCTAAAAACAATCAAAAACTGGCGTTAAGTGCGGAAGGGCTTTTTTCTGCAAGCTACCTGAATAATCCGGATCATGGCTGGACTCCTTTCGGATATAGAGAAATGCGTATTGCGGCTTATTATATGTTTAATATTCCCCATTCTCCTTTCACCGTAGATATTGGGTATATGGATGATCTCATCAGAGACAGCCGAAGTATAAAAAAAGGCGGTGTTCATTATCTGTCTGCTGACCTTATCTGGAATCTGCCTTATAAAAAACAATAA
- a CDS encoding asparaginase: protein MKRKVLLIYTGGTIGMEKDYETGSLRAFDFGNIFEKMPEMKLMECEVFVHPFAKPLDSSDMGPEEWRIIANYIYKNYEDYDGFLILHGTDTMSYTASALSFMLKGLKKPVIMTGSQLPIGDLRTDAKENLLTSLYYASLYENDEAVIQEVAIYFEYKLLRGNRTLKYSAEYFDAYSSPNYPILGQSGVHLNIIKENLYRCDPQIQFHVDEHISEDILFWRIFPGMHLSHFKEIPKMKVLILQVFGSGTIFSSEKTQETLQAIRNNGTEIVVVSQCISGGISFGKYENSNIFSRIGAISGRDITAESAITKAMHLIDNPSYPGTFADNFAKSLCGEISN from the coding sequence ATGAAACGAAAAGTCCTGCTCATTTATACCGGAGGAACCATCGGTATGGAAAAAGATTATGAAACCGGAAGTCTTCGCGCCTTTGATTTTGGAAACATTTTTGAAAAAATGCCCGAAATGAAATTAATGGAATGTGAAGTTTTTGTACATCCTTTCGCAAAACCGCTGGATTCATCAGATATGGGACCTGAGGAATGGAGAATCATCGCCAATTATATCTATAAGAATTATGAGGATTATGACGGGTTTCTGATCCTTCACGGAACAGATACGATGTCATACACTGCTTCCGCATTAAGCTTCATGCTGAAAGGACTTAAAAAACCTGTGATCATGACGGGTTCCCAGCTTCCGATTGGCGACCTTAGAACTGATGCAAAGGAAAATCTTCTGACCAGCCTTTATTATGCCAGTCTTTATGAAAATGATGAAGCAGTTATTCAGGAAGTAGCAATCTATTTTGAATATAAATTATTGAGAGGAAACAGAACCCTGAAATATTCCGCTGAATATTTTGATGCATATTCCAGCCCGAACTACCCTATCCTTGGGCAATCCGGAGTACATCTGAATATTATCAAAGAGAATCTTTACCGTTGTGACCCTCAAATACAATTTCATGTGGACGAACATATTTCTGAGGATATTCTGTTCTGGAGAATTTTTCCGGGGATGCACCTCAGCCATTTCAAAGAGATTCCTAAAATGAAAGTTTTAATTCTTCAGGTATTCGGTTCGGGAACAATTTTCAGCAGTGAAAAGACGCAGGAAACGCTTCAGGCTATTAGAAACAACGGGACAGAGATTGTGGTTGTAAGCCAGTGTATATCAGGGGGAATATCATTCGGAAAATATGAAAACAGCAATATATTTTCAAGGATCGGAGCGATCAGCGGAAGGGATATTACTGCAGAAAGTGCGATAACCAAGGCAATGCACCTGATAGACAACCCAAGTTATCCTGGAACATTCGCTGATAATTTCGCTAAAAGCCTTTGTGGAGAAATATCCAACTAA
- a CDS encoding TrmH family RNA methyltransferase, with the protein MKDLTQTFEYLKQFLTEERLSKIEHFSQESSDFVLPVVEDIYQFRNAAAIVRSVEACGFHKVVALQEEYSFEPNLRVTKGADTWVEVEKLPRNMESFQKIKDRGYKIVVVSLENNAKMLPEYEITEPIALVFGTEMEGVSQEILEFADETLAIPMYGFTRSFNVSVAASICMYELKQKLIKSDIDYKLDEEKLLRMKILWAVNSIRSGQQIFDKYLKEHNLEI; encoded by the coding sequence ATGAAAGATTTAACGCAGACTTTTGAATATTTGAAACAATTTTTAACAGAGGAAAGACTCTCAAAAATTGAACATTTTTCCCAGGAAAGTTCAGATTTTGTGCTGCCGGTTGTAGAAGATATCTATCAGTTTAGAAACGCGGCGGCCATCGTACGTTCGGTAGAGGCCTGCGGTTTTCATAAAGTGGTGGCATTACAGGAAGAATACAGCTTTGAACCCAACCTCCGCGTAACAAAAGGGGCAGACACCTGGGTGGAGGTAGAAAAACTTCCCCGAAATATGGAATCTTTTCAGAAAATTAAAGACAGAGGATACAAAATTGTAGTTGTTTCTTTAGAAAATAACGCAAAAATGCTTCCTGAATACGAAATTACAGAACCTATTGCTTTGGTTTTCGGAACCGAAATGGAAGGCGTTTCTCAGGAAATTCTGGAATTTGCAGATGAGACACTGGCCATTCCGATGTATGGTTTTACGAGAAGTTTTAATGTTTCTGTAGCGGCTTCAATCTGTATGTATGAATTGAAACAGAAGCTCATAAAATCTGATATTGATTATAAATTAGATGAAGAAAAGCTGTTAAGAATGAAAATACTTTGGGCCGTCAATTCAATAAGAAGCGGGCAGCAGATCTTCGATAAATATCTCAAAGAACACAATCTTGAGATATAG
- a CDS encoding RsmE family RNA methyltransferase: MKLFYGSIENNTVTINDDEQQHIVKVLRMKNDEEIHVTDGKGNLASGQLLIEGKKAGIEVSEIKTNLPGFSPKLHIAIAPTKNIDRIEFFVEKAVEMGVSEISIIVTEKTERKNINIDKIRKQAVAASKQSLRFHFPVINDLIKLTDFLKNSNPEHTFVAHCHENLERTELKAIPSLEQLTFLIGPEGDFSEKEISFLAENKVKAVSLGNQRLRTETAGVFVAAWNYFNMESV, encoded by the coding sequence ATGAAACTATTTTACGGATCTATAGAAAACAACACGGTAACCATTAATGATGATGAGCAGCAGCATATTGTGAAAGTGCTGAGGATGAAGAATGATGAAGAAATTCATGTGACCGATGGGAAAGGAAATCTTGCTTCAGGCCAGCTGTTGATTGAAGGTAAAAAAGCAGGAATAGAAGTTTCCGAGATAAAAACTAATCTTCCGGGATTCAGTCCGAAGCTTCATATTGCTATTGCTCCTACAAAGAATATAGACAGAATTGAGTTTTTTGTGGAGAAAGCTGTGGAAATGGGAGTTTCAGAGATTAGTATTATTGTAACAGAAAAAACGGAGCGTAAGAATATCAATATCGATAAAATCAGAAAACAGGCTGTTGCTGCCTCCAAACAAAGCCTGAGGTTTCATTTCCCTGTGATCAATGATCTGATAAAGCTTACTGATTTCTTAAAAAATAGTAATCCGGAACATACCTTTGTGGCGCATTGCCATGAAAATCTTGAAAGAACTGAACTTAAAGCTATTCCTTCATTGGAGCAGCTTACTTTTTTAATCGGCCCGGAAGGTGATTTTTCTGAAAAAGAGATCTCATTTTTAGCCGAAAATAAGGTTAAAGCCGTTTCATTGGGGAACCAGAGATTGAGAACAGAAACAGCCGGAGTATTTGTAGCAGCATGGAATTATTTTAATATGGAAAGTGTTTAA
- the tsaD gene encoding tRNA (adenosine(37)-N6)-threonylcarbamoyltransferase complex transferase subunit TsaD — MSDSIILGIESSCDDTSAAIIKGNCILSNIAANQAIHKEYGGVVPELASRAHQQNIIPVVEKSITKANIQQNAISAIGFTRGPGLLGSLLVGTSFAKSLAMSLNVPLIEVNHLQAHILAHFIEDANPMPPKFPFLCLTVSGGHTMIVLVKDYFNMEIIGKTIDDAAGEAFDKIGKIFDLDYPAGPIIDRLAKEGNPDAFTFNKPKMQQYDYSFSGIKTSVLYFIQKEVRKNPDFIKENLNDLCASVQKTIIEILMNKLEKAASDLNIKEVAIAGGVSANSALRKAMEDNKEKLGWNIYIPKFEYTTDNAAMIAMVAQLKFERGEFTDLRTTATAKYDL; from the coding sequence ATGAGCGACTCTATAATTTTAGGTATTGAATCGTCCTGCGACGACACCTCAGCAGCTATCATCAAGGGAAACTGCATTTTGTCGAACATTGCTGCGAATCAGGCCATCCATAAAGAATACGGTGGTGTGGTTCCCGAACTGGCATCGCGAGCACATCAGCAAAATATAATCCCCGTTGTTGAAAAATCTATTACTAAAGCAAATATACAACAAAATGCCATTTCTGCTATAGGATTTACACGCGGCCCCGGACTTTTGGGATCTCTTCTTGTAGGCACCTCCTTTGCCAAGTCTCTGGCAATGAGTTTAAACGTACCATTAATAGAAGTAAATCACCTTCAGGCCCATATTTTAGCCCATTTTATTGAGGATGCAAATCCTATGCCGCCTAAATTCCCCTTTCTGTGTCTTACGGTAAGCGGCGGACATACCATGATTGTACTGGTTAAAGATTATTTCAATATGGAAATTATCGGGAAAACAATCGATGATGCTGCGGGAGAAGCCTTTGACAAAATCGGAAAAATTTTCGATCTTGATTACCCTGCCGGACCTATTATTGACAGGCTCGCCAAAGAGGGAAATCCTGATGCCTTTACGTTTAACAAGCCTAAAATGCAGCAGTACGATTATTCGTTCAGTGGTATCAAAACTTCAGTTCTTTATTTCATTCAGAAAGAAGTTAGAAAAAACCCGGATTTTATCAAAGAAAATCTCAATGATCTGTGTGCATCCGTACAAAAAACCATCATAGAAATCCTTATGAACAAGCTTGAAAAAGCGGCCAGCGATTTAAACATCAAAGAAGTTGCCATTGCCGGCGGTGTATCTGCTAATTCTGCTTTAAGAAAAGCGATGGAAGACAACAAAGAAAAACTGGGCTGGAATATTTACATTCCAAAATTCGAATATACTACAGACAATGCAGCCATGATTGCTATGGTAGCTCAGCTGAAATTTGAAAGAGGAGAATTTACGGATCTCAGAACAACGGCTACAGCGAAATATGATTTATAA